From Paenibacillus sp. GP183, one genomic window encodes:
- a CDS encoding DRTGG domain-containing protein, producing MVESSPEMTKHGQILRYIESLSIGARLSVRKIAQELEVSEGTAYRAIKEAENLGIVSTKGRTGTIRVEKKEVHQMDKLTFAEVVHIVDGEVLGGSGGLHKTLSKFVIGAMELEDMLRYIEPGDLLIVGNRNKAHLRALGQGSAVLITGGFGTGEEVRRMADDLELPIIISTYDTYTVATLINRAIDDHLIKKKIILVEDIIRSDTPVVFLRGTNKIGEMQQIIEDTKHTRFPVVDEHKKPIGIITTKDLIGAQHDQTIDKLMTGNPLTINAKASVSTAGHMMIWEGIELLPVVDANRKMIGVISRKDVMKAMQIIQKQPQNGETFEDQIWAGFEELRNKEGSLYFRGSISAQMTNYAGMVSEGVLTTLMNRAANRTVKENKKGDLILDSSSNFFLHPVHIDRMIEIIPSVFELSRRFCKIEIEIHSEDLLIAKSMITARIINQS from the coding sequence ATGGTAGAAAGCTCTCCGGAAATGACCAAACATGGGCAAATTCTGCGTTATATCGAATCGTTAAGTATAGGGGCGCGTCTATCTGTTCGGAAAATTGCCCAGGAGCTGGAAGTAAGCGAAGGAACTGCTTACCGGGCCATTAAAGAAGCGGAAAACCTGGGAATCGTCAGTACAAAAGGGCGAACAGGAACGATACGTGTGGAGAAAAAAGAAGTTCACCAAATGGATAAGCTGACGTTCGCGGAGGTTGTCCATATCGTCGATGGAGAAGTATTGGGGGGTTCTGGCGGACTCCATAAAACTCTGAGCAAATTTGTAATAGGCGCAATGGAGCTGGAAGATATGCTGCGATATATTGAGCCGGGTGATTTGCTTATCGTGGGGAATCGAAACAAGGCTCATTTACGCGCCCTCGGCCAAGGGTCCGCTGTATTAATTACAGGTGGCTTTGGTACTGGAGAGGAAGTCCGAAGGATGGCAGATGACCTGGAACTGCCTATCATCATCAGCACCTATGACACCTACACGGTAGCTACGTTGATTAACCGTGCCATCGATGATCATTTGATCAAAAAAAAGATCATTCTTGTTGAGGACATCATTCGCTCTGATACACCTGTTGTTTTCTTGAGAGGCACGAATAAGATTGGAGAAATGCAGCAGATCATTGAAGATACGAAGCATACCCGATTTCCGGTTGTGGATGAACATAAAAAGCCAATCGGGATCATTACAACCAAAGATCTGATCGGTGCTCAGCACGATCAGACGATTGATAAGTTAATGACCGGGAATCCCCTTACCATAAACGCGAAAGCTTCTGTCTCAACGGCAGGCCATATGATGATTTGGGAAGGTATTGAGCTGCTGCCGGTAGTGGATGCCAACCGAAAAATGATTGGGGTCATCAGCCGAAAAGACGTAATGAAAGCTATGCAGATCATCCAGAAACAGCCGCAAAACGGCGAAACCTTCGAGGACCAGATTTGGGCCGGTTTTGAGGAATTGCGAAACAAGGAGGGCAGCTTATACTTTCGAGGCTCCATCTCAGCGCAAATGACGAACTATGCAGGTATGGTTTCGGAAGGAGTGCTGACTACCTTGATGAATCGGGCTGCGAATCGAACGGTAAAGGAAAACAAAAAGGGTGATTTGATATTGGACAGCTCTTCCAATTTTTTCTTGCATCCGGTTCACATTGACAGAATGATTGAGATCATACCCAGCGTCTTCGAGCTAAGCCGACGGTTCTGCAAAATCGAAATTGAGATTCACAGTGAGGATCTCTTAATAGCTAAATCGATGATAACTGCACGAATCATTAATCAATCTTAA
- a CDS encoding spore gernimation protein GerQ yields the protein MNQQTLAPHESMELHEALNFKTLCLAKSKLMQGLVFDQELKALMQKDVKQSIQAIADLQAVYSRAPFQAPVPQSRPTPILN from the coding sequence ATGAATCAGCAAACATTAGCTCCTCACGAATCGATGGAGCTTCACGAAGCGCTTAACTTTAAAACGCTCTGCCTCGCAAAGTCGAAATTGATGCAAGGCCTCGTTTTTGACCAAGAACTCAAAGCCTTAATGCAAAAAGACGTGAAGCAATCCATCCAAGCCATCGCCGATCTGCAAGCCGTTTATTCGAGAGCCCCATTCCAGGCGCCGGTTCCACAAAGCCGTCCCACTCCCATTTTAAATTGA
- a CDS encoding spore coat protein → MNNDYLDPINALNMPEMADMTFAMDFLIRAKEGVRNMAIALTETASPDARALLKNQLHQGLALHQEITELMIRKKWFHPYEVSEQYQLDQLSAKNTVMIGQMNLFPDDTSRKGTFDRTPDEHIGGSRA, encoded by the coding sequence ATGAATAACGATTATTTAGACCCGATTAACGCGTTAAACATGCCGGAAATGGCGGATATGACTTTTGCCATGGATTTCCTCATTCGTGCCAAAGAGGGAGTAAGGAATATGGCGATTGCCCTGACCGAAACAGCTTCCCCGGATGCAAGAGCGCTTTTGAAAAACCAGCTTCACCAAGGTCTCGCGCTGCATCAAGAAATAACCGAGCTCATGATTCGCAAGAAATGGTTCCATCCTTACGAGGTAAGTGAACAGTATCAATTGGATCAGCTTTCGGCGAAAAACACGGTCATGATCGGGCAAATGAATTTGTTCCCGGATGATACGTCGCGCAAAGGCACGTTCGATCGAACGCCAGATGAACACATTGGGGGAAGTAGAGCATGA
- a CDS encoding zinc-dependent alcohol dehydrogenase translates to MKAVTYQGIKNVVVKEVPDPKIEKPDDMIVKMTSTAICGSDLHLIHGMIPNLQENYVIGHEPMGIVEEVGPGVTKLKKGDRVIIPFNIACGECIYCKNHLESQCDNSNENGEMGAYFGYSGTTGGYPGGQAEYLRVPFANFTHFKIPENNEDPDEKLCLIADAMSTAYWTVDNAGVKEGDTVIVLGCGPVGLLSQKFCWLKGAKRVIAVDYVDYRLQHAKRTNNVEIVNFEDHSNTGSYLKEITKGGADVVIDAVGMDGKMTDLEFLASGLKLHGGTMSAVVIASQAVRKGGTIQITGVYGGRYNAFPLGDIMQRNINIRSGQAPVIHYMPYMYELVTTGKVDPGDVVTHMIPLSEAKHGYEVFDTRTDNCIRVVLKP, encoded by the coding sequence ATGAAAGCCGTAACGTACCAAGGAATTAAAAATGTTGTTGTCAAAGAGGTTCCCGATCCAAAAATCGAGAAGCCTGACGATATGATCGTGAAGATGACAAGTACCGCTATATGCGGCTCAGACCTGCATCTCATTCACGGGATGATTCCCAATCTCCAGGAAAATTACGTCATAGGTCATGAGCCTATGGGTATTGTAGAAGAGGTGGGCCCAGGTGTCACCAAACTTAAGAAAGGCGACCGGGTCATCATCCCGTTCAACATCGCCTGCGGTGAATGCATTTACTGCAAAAATCACTTGGAAAGCCAGTGTGACAATTCGAACGAGAATGGGGAAATGGGCGCATATTTCGGTTATTCCGGAACAACCGGCGGATATCCTGGCGGACAGGCGGAATATTTGCGCGTACCTTTTGCGAATTTCACCCATTTCAAAATTCCGGAAAACAATGAGGATCCGGATGAGAAGCTGTGTTTAATCGCCGACGCCATGTCGACTGCGTACTGGACCGTCGACAATGCCGGTGTGAAGGAAGGGGATACGGTTATTGTGCTGGGCTGCGGTCCTGTCGGGCTGCTGTCGCAGAAGTTTTGTTGGCTGAAAGGCGCGAAGCGAGTTATCGCTGTCGATTACGTGGATTACCGTCTGCAGCATGCGAAACGCACCAACAATGTGGAAATTGTGAATTTTGAGGATCATTCCAATACCGGCAGCTATTTGAAGGAAATAACCAAGGGCGGCGCCGATGTCGTCATTGACGCGGTAGGGATGGACGGCAAGATGACCGATCTGGAGTTTCTCGCAAGCGGCCTGAAGCTGCATGGCGGTACGATGAGTGCGGTTGTCATTGCTTCCCAAGCGGTTCGTAAAGGTGGCACCATCCAAATTACGGGTGTATATGGTGGACGCTATAACGCTTTCCCGCTCGGAGACATCATGCAGCGAAACATTAACATTCGCTCCGGACAGGCTCCGGTCATTCACTATATGCCTTATATGTACGAGCTGGTTACTACTGGCAAAGTCGATCCCGGTGACGTCGTGACGCATATGATCCCGCTTAGCGAGGCGAAACATGGATATGAAGTGTTTGACACGAGGACGGATAATTGCATCAGAGTTGTTTTGAAGCCATAA
- a CDS encoding spore coat protein, whose protein sequence is MNPILENMMGLNTLTDEVIAMDFLINAKSGVRNYAFAVTECASPELKAVLTKQLDEAIVTHEKITSYMMSRGLYHPYDINEQIQLDQKNIETALNIPS, encoded by the coding sequence ATGAACCCAATTCTGGAAAATATGATGGGGCTGAACACGCTGACGGACGAAGTCATTGCGATGGACTTCTTGATAAACGCCAAGAGCGGAGTTCGCAATTATGCTTTCGCCGTCACCGAATGCGCCTCGCCGGAACTCAAAGCTGTATTAACCAAACAGCTTGATGAAGCGATCGTTACTCACGAGAAGATCACGAGTTATATGATGTCACGAGGCTTGTACCATCCTTATGACATTAACGAACAAATTCAGCTTGATCAGAAAAACATTGAAACGGCTTTGAATATTCCGTCTTAA
- a CDS encoding amidase: MKKDWGAFVSKDIVLEPTGVGKLQEMSFAVKDVFAIKGHTSGAGNPDWLRTHAPADQNAESIDRLLQQGAKMTGTTQTDELMYSLNGENFHYGTPVNPKSPNRIPGGSSSGSAVAVSAGLVDFALGTDTGGSIRIPAAYCGIYGFRPTHGLVDMSGIIPLAESFDTLGWMARDPSVLLKVGLSLIDGPYPTDNSFKRIYLGNDAWDLADADYMGLASHPIKLLTREAGYSESVEVASEGLEAWMHVFRTLQGLEIWSAHSQWIQTENPTFGLGIAERFAWASSLQDVDGKYHQMREDIKKRMLDLLREDGILIIPTAPGIAPLLQQSGEFMENRRAKTLQLTCIAGLAGFPQITIPMTSAEGSAYGISMIAGPGQDIKLLTWANEIDWMINDKENA, from the coding sequence ATGAAGAAAGATTGGGGTGCATTTGTCTCAAAGGATATAGTTCTGGAACCAACAGGAGTGGGCAAATTACAGGAGATGTCCTTTGCCGTTAAAGATGTCTTCGCAATTAAAGGTCATACTTCCGGAGCAGGCAACCCGGATTGGCTTCGCACGCATGCTCCAGCAGATCAAAATGCGGAATCGATTGATCGATTGCTGCAGCAGGGAGCGAAGATGACGGGAACTACACAAACAGATGAACTCATGTACAGTCTCAATGGAGAGAATTTCCATTATGGTACACCGGTTAACCCCAAATCGCCGAATCGAATTCCCGGAGGTTCGTCCAGTGGGTCGGCTGTAGCGGTATCCGCGGGACTGGTTGATTTTGCTTTAGGCACTGATACAGGCGGATCGATTCGAATACCTGCAGCATATTGCGGTATTTACGGCTTTCGCCCTACACATGGTCTTGTGGATATGAGCGGGATTATTCCCTTGGCGGAGAGCTTTGACACATTGGGATGGATGGCCAGAGATCCCAGTGTTTTGTTGAAAGTGGGTCTCTCCCTGATAGATGGACCCTATCCAACGGATAATAGCTTTAAGAGGATATATCTCGGAAATGATGCATGGGATTTGGCGGATGCAGATTATATGGGTTTGGCATCACATCCAATTAAATTATTGACCCGCGAGGCAGGTTATAGTGAAAGCGTGGAAGTTGCTTCGGAAGGCTTGGAAGCCTGGATGCATGTATTTCGTACTTTACAGGGTTTGGAAATCTGGAGCGCCCACAGCCAATGGATTCAAACGGAGAATCCAACATTCGGTCTGGGAATTGCGGAGAGGTTTGCATGGGCGAGCAGTTTACAAGATGTGGATGGTAAATATCACCAAATGAGAGAAGACATTAAGAAGAGAATGCTTGATTTATTGAGAGAAGACGGTATCCTAATTATACCTACAGCTCCTGGAATTGCTCCACTGCTTCAACAATCCGGGGAATTTATGGAAAATCGACGTGCAAAAACGCTTCAGCTCACATGTATAGCCGGCTTGGCGGGCTTTCCTCAGATCACTATACCCATGACAAGCGCTGAAGGGTCAGCTTATGGAATTTCTATGATTGCAGGACCCGGGCAGGATATCAAATTGTTGACATGGGCGAATGAGATTGATTGGATGATTAACGACAAGGAGAACGCTTAA
- a CDS encoding DinB family protein, producing the protein MQTMFRYNWLIREQWFQLCEDVSEEELLRVRTGGVGGILHTLFHIIDVEWSWIRLLQGKSEFQESFDGYQTLDKVRKLSSKFRPEVEEFVRSWNESMEQRPFYDPQPNGIVDIDAWGEVIRHVIVHEIHHIGQISVWAREFGKAPISANLVGKGLIKISENGGVL; encoded by the coding sequence ATGCAAACCATGTTTCGTTACAATTGGCTGATTAGAGAACAATGGTTCCAGTTGTGTGAAGACGTGTCGGAGGAAGAGCTGCTTCGTGTCCGAACTGGTGGTGTGGGAGGTATATTACATACCTTGTTTCACATCATTGACGTGGAGTGGAGTTGGATCCGTTTACTGCAAGGAAAATCGGAATTCCAAGAGAGCTTTGATGGCTATCAGACTCTAGACAAGGTTCGGAAACTGAGCTCCAAATTCCGTCCGGAAGTGGAAGAGTTTGTTCGCAGCTGGAATGAGAGTATGGAGCAACGCCCCTTTTACGACCCGCAGCCGAATGGGATTGTGGATATCGATGCTTGGGGTGAAGTCATACGTCATGTGATCGTTCACGAAATTCATCACATTGGACAAATATCCGTTTGGGCGCGTGAATTTGGCAAAGCACCTATCTCCGCAAACCTCGTCGGTAAGGGACTTATTAAAATATCTGAAAATGGAGGTGTACTATGA
- a CDS encoding VOC family protein — translation MNPVLNQIGGVFIPVSNIENARDWYCDILGLPVDGEILFGHLYVLPMKGPDIVLDSKIYAEDKIYKVPAFQLSTNDIHQSYEFMRAKQVQITTVIEHNKWFNFKDPDGNLLMVCKS, via the coding sequence ATGAATCCTGTTTTAAACCAAATAGGTGGAGTCTTTATTCCAGTAAGTAACATTGAAAATGCGCGTGATTGGTATTGTGACATTTTAGGCTTGCCAGTGGATGGTGAAATATTATTTGGTCATTTGTATGTTCTTCCCATGAAAGGACCAGACATTGTGCTGGACAGCAAGATTTATGCTGAAGATAAAATATATAAGGTACCGGCATTTCAATTGAGCACTAATGACATCCATCAATCATACGAGTTTATGCGGGCTAAGCAGGTGCAAATAACAACTGTAATCGAGCATAATAAGTGGTTTAATTTTAAAGACCCTGATGGGAATCTTTTAATGGTTTGCAAGAGTTAA
- a CDS encoding helix-turn-helix domain-containing protein: protein MNDHLEDPHTKAKNGTGIIVSDHFNENDTYFIKRPNGMKDWLITFTLSGEGYFKIQGEEKRVKAGDLAIIKSDTPHQYGTRKGQNWNFQWVHFIPSAQKISWMQLPEFPKGFFRQSIDNTYIHKRIYRVFKRIIYDNRQAGPLSDDLCMNALNEILLLILQNIKKPIDPRVADVIHILTERLTEPLQIEALAQAVGLSPSRISHLFKTETGLSIVETLIQMRLRQAALLLQHSTRNAVEIALDVGFQNYNHFANQFKTQYGVNPSSYRKDVH from the coding sequence ATGAACGATCATTTGGAAGATCCGCATACCAAAGCTAAGAATGGAACAGGTATAATCGTGTCCGATCATTTTAACGAAAATGATACTTATTTTATAAAGAGACCGAATGGAATGAAGGATTGGCTCATTACTTTTACGCTTTCGGGGGAAGGTTACTTTAAGATTCAGGGTGAGGAAAAACGAGTAAAAGCTGGAGATCTTGCGATTATCAAAAGCGATACGCCCCATCAGTACGGTACACGAAAGGGCCAAAATTGGAATTTTCAATGGGTCCATTTTATCCCTAGCGCGCAGAAAATCAGCTGGATGCAGCTGCCCGAATTCCCAAAGGGCTTCTTCCGCCAATCCATTGACAATACCTATATACATAAGCGAATTTACCGAGTCTTTAAACGCATTATCTACGATAACCGTCAAGCCGGTCCACTTTCCGATGATCTATGTATGAACGCATTAAATGAAATCCTTTTATTGATTTTACAAAACATTAAAAAACCAATCGATCCTCGAGTGGCAGACGTCATTCATATCCTGACCGAGCGATTGACAGAACCTTTACAAATTGAAGCATTAGCACAAGCAGTTGGCCTGTCTCCTTCCAGAATATCTCATCTATTCAAAACAGAAACCGGGCTTTCGATTGTGGAAACGTTAATTCAAATGCGCCTTCGCCAGGCTGCCTTATTACTCCAACACAGTACGCGCAATGCAGTTGAAATTGCCTTGGATGTCGGATTCCAGAACTATAACCATTTTGCCAATCAGTTTAAAACGCAATATGGCGTTAATCCCTCAAGCTATAGAAAAGATGTCCATTAA
- a CDS encoding phytanoyl-CoA dioxygenase family protein: MALLKTLTEEQKNHFKNEGYLIVRGLFQQDELTEIEDTFQEISHTIIPGLFEPIIDQITEDPLKRYPRVMHPHRFNATAMKYMLHKPVMDVLIDLYGEEAYAAQSMFYYKPPGSRGQALHQDNFYLKVEPGNCIAAWTAVDAADEENGGLLVVPKSNSYELVCPDKADDKESFTTHYVKPPKDQKAIPAILDKGDVLFFNGNLIHGSYRNKTKDRFRRAFICHYANASATHISDHYRPLYRADGTAIDLEANPDGGPCGVEFEAAYPH, encoded by the coding sequence ATGGCTTTATTGAAAACTTTGACGGAAGAGCAGAAAAATCATTTTAAAAATGAAGGTTACTTAATCGTGAGGGGGTTGTTCCAGCAGGATGAATTAACGGAAATTGAGGACACCTTTCAAGAGATCAGCCATACTATAATTCCGGGCCTGTTCGAACCTATAATCGATCAGATAACTGAAGACCCATTGAAACGGTATCCTCGAGTGATGCATCCTCACCGTTTTAACGCGACAGCCATGAAATATATGCTTCACAAGCCGGTTATGGACGTACTCATTGATTTGTATGGTGAGGAAGCCTATGCGGCGCAAAGTATGTTTTATTATAAGCCTCCGGGATCGCGCGGTCAGGCCTTGCATCAGGATAATTTCTACCTGAAAGTGGAACCGGGAAATTGTATCGCAGCCTGGACGGCAGTGGACGCAGCAGATGAAGAAAATGGAGGACTCCTGGTCGTTCCGAAATCGAATTCCTATGAGCTTGTATGTCCGGATAAGGCCGATGATAAAGAATCGTTCACGACTCATTACGTTAAACCACCGAAGGATCAAAAAGCCATTCCAGCTATCCTGGACAAAGGCGATGTGTTGTTTTTTAACGGCAACCTGATCCATGGATCTTATCGAAATAAGACAAAGGATCGCTTTCGCAGAGCTTTCATTTGCCATTATGCTAATGCTTCAGCTACACATATAAGTGATCACTACCGTCCTTTATACCGTGCAGACGGAACTGCAATAGACTTGGAAGCTAATCCGGATGGCGGTCCTTGCGGTGTTGAATTTGAAGCTGCTTATCCACATTAA
- a CDS encoding S-layer homology domain-containing protein, with product MFKKAAALCLAFIMILGSSTAVLAKDNGNKNDDNKDKGRKDDDHEIEIHLNFDDLKNAEWAARYIASLASKRVFEGYEDGTFKPDNTVSRIEAITAAVRLMGLRSQAESPAKMSTHLNFKDAAKVPAWAVGYVAVALENDLFSVTDDYVQPQRDADRLWAATLLVKALKLDAQAKTKMNTTLPFKDANQIPAGSVGYIAVAYEKGLIDGFEDNTFRPNQLVTRAQLAALLDRTGGQIPNQGENTITGTVFAAVINNNLKITRLGTTTEYTLHPDVFIFRNGAKVSAAALQAGDEVNVRIYNNQIVFIEVTKPVQAFITIGTISSNIYNNTLTLTKSGVTSTFTLHPDIIVYRNGVKATTADLKVGDEVSIRFSDNKVIFIEVTNPVQVIINSGIISSNIYNNSLTLTISGVTSTFTLHPDIIVYRNGVKAAIADLKVGDEVSIRFSDNKVIYIEVTKMVVPVQTLDIFGILKATTVDARGVLATISIAQTINGIEQTTIYNVSSNVTLSGNLALFVQGHLIQLKGMNWLVASITIL from the coding sequence ATGTTCAAAAAAGCAGCAGCGCTTTGTCTTGCTTTCATTATGATCTTGGGAAGCAGCACAGCAGTTTTGGCCAAGGATAATGGCAATAAAAACGATGACAACAAGGATAAAGGCCGTAAAGACGATGACCACGAGATTGAGATTCATCTTAATTTTGACGATTTGAAAAATGCGGAATGGGCGGCGCGATACATAGCGAGCCTGGCATCAAAGCGTGTATTTGAAGGTTATGAGGATGGAACCTTTAAACCGGACAATACCGTTTCCCGGATCGAAGCCATTACGGCAGCCGTTCGTTTAATGGGACTTCGCAGCCAAGCAGAATCACCGGCAAAAATGAGCACTCATTTGAATTTTAAAGATGCGGCTAAAGTTCCTGCCTGGGCTGTCGGATATGTAGCCGTTGCCTTGGAGAACGATTTGTTCTCGGTAACCGATGATTATGTGCAGCCACAAAGAGATGCGGACCGATTGTGGGCCGCCACACTTTTAGTTAAAGCATTGAAGTTAGATGCGCAAGCAAAAACAAAAATGAACACAACCCTTCCTTTTAAAGATGCTAATCAAATTCCTGCCGGTTCTGTTGGTTATATTGCGGTCGCCTATGAAAAAGGATTGATAGATGGCTTTGAAGACAATACTTTCAGACCTAATCAGTTGGTAACCCGAGCTCAGCTTGCCGCTTTACTGGATCGTACAGGAGGCCAAATACCGAATCAGGGAGAGAACACTATAACCGGTACCGTCTTTGCGGCTGTGATTAACAACAATCTTAAAATAACAAGATTAGGCACAACAACGGAATATACCCTGCATCCCGATGTTTTCATTTTTCGAAATGGCGCAAAAGTCAGTGCTGCAGCCTTGCAAGCAGGTGATGAAGTAAATGTCCGCATTTATAATAATCAAATTGTATTCATCGAAGTGACAAAACCAGTGCAAGCCTTTATAACCATCGGCACCATAAGTTCTAATATTTACAATAATACACTGACGCTTACAAAATCAGGTGTAACCTCTACATTTACACTTCATCCGGATATAATCGTATATCGCAATGGTGTTAAGGCTACAACAGCTGACCTGAAAGTCGGGGACGAAGTGAGCATTCGCTTCTCGGATAATAAAGTGATCTTTATCGAAGTCACCAATCCCGTGCAAGTCATAATAAACAGCGGCATTATAAGTTCGAATATTTACAATAATTCGCTGACGCTTACGATATCCGGTGTAACCTCTACATTTACCCTCCATCCGGATATAATCGTATATCGCAATGGTGTTAAGGCTGCAATAGCAGACCTGAAAGTCGGGGACGAAGTGAGCATTCGCTTCTCGGATAATAAAGTGATCTACATCGAAGTCACCAAGATGGTCGTTCCGGTTCAAACTTTGGATATTTTTGGAATATTAAAAGCAACAACAGTAGATGCCAGGGGTGTGCTTGCAACAATTTCCATTGCTCAAACTATCAATGGCATCGAACAAACGACGATTTATAATGTGTCTTCCAATGTCACGCTTTCCGGCAACCTGGCCTTGTTCGTGCAAGGGCATCTCATTCAACTTAAAGGGATGAACTGGCTGGTAGCCTCGATCACTATCTTATAA
- a CDS encoding PASTA domain-containing protein gives MTESIETRYVPSTLIRSFSNGALQKGEDIYLNRKVLLYTIKGQTTKSVEEYVSKLSKIAAFKHEGFHYILDTAFGEHSVLIVQESKPGRLLLEEIQQKHWTFSEAVSLVATLGISMLDAMERQITGFSTGIENVWVAADGRLSILNYWDEGEPQKQGAVGLCGLLLQMLSRAAVRFGPYEALHTHLENIQIASSKEQKDALVKLFKRVSLGQASLSALVFGLQSLPAAYESEEAQIPFDIQKEPVPARFYKFVGAGVFTIVFLGLMIWFLSSSSFLNRNETLTTKDIVKPTVNTTNTPVPQNQPIAKDIPSNPPQNELTTPTLVGLTQAEAEKQALSSGLHYKYFIEPNGQAQGAVFKQDPQPGSNISKGDNVTFWIGK, from the coding sequence ATGACTGAATCAATTGAAACCAGATATGTACCCAGTACTTTGATCCGCTCATTTTCCAATGGAGCTCTACAAAAAGGTGAAGACATTTACTTAAATCGGAAAGTGCTTCTATATACAATAAAAGGTCAAACGACGAAATCAGTTGAGGAATATGTTTCCAAGCTCAGCAAAATTGCTGCCTTTAAGCATGAGGGGTTCCATTATATCCTCGATACGGCATTTGGAGAGCATTCCGTGTTGATCGTACAAGAATCAAAGCCGGGTAGGCTGCTTCTTGAGGAGATCCAGCAAAAGCATTGGACTTTCTCAGAGGCAGTCAGCCTTGTCGCAACACTGGGTATTTCCATGCTTGATGCGATGGAACGGCAAATCACCGGCTTTTCTACCGGTATTGAAAATGTATGGGTGGCCGCTGACGGAAGGTTATCGATCCTAAATTATTGGGATGAAGGGGAACCGCAAAAACAAGGAGCAGTTGGATTGTGCGGATTATTGCTCCAAATGCTTTCCCGGGCTGCTGTGAGATTTGGTCCGTATGAGGCCCTTCACACTCATTTGGAGAATATTCAGATAGCTTCATCTAAGGAACAGAAGGACGCTTTAGTCAAGCTTTTCAAACGCGTCAGCCTAGGTCAGGCTTCTTTATCCGCATTGGTCTTCGGTCTGCAAAGCTTGCCGGCAGCCTACGAATCGGAAGAAGCTCAAATCCCGTTTGATATACAAAAAGAACCTGTACCTGCACGCTTTTACAAGTTTGTAGGTGCAGGTGTGTTTACAATTGTTTTTTTGGGCTTGATGATCTGGTTTTTGTCGTCCTCATCATTTCTTAATCGGAATGAAACCTTAACTACAAAAGATATTGTTAAACCGACTGTGAATACAACAAACACACCGGTACCACAGAACCAACCGATCGCAAAGGATATCCCCTCGAATCCGCCGCAGAACGAATTGACCACGCCCACCTTGGTTGGATTGACCCAGGCAGAAGCGGAAAAGCAAGCTTTGTCATCAGGATTGCACTATAAGTATTTCATCGAACCCAATGGGCAAGCCCAAGGGGCAGTATTTAAACAAGACCCTCAGCCGGGATCGAATATTTCAAAAGGGGACAATGTTACTTTTTGGATCGGCAAATAA